Genomic segment of Rhinoraja longicauda isolate Sanriku21f chromosome 4, sRhiLon1.1, whole genome shotgun sequence:
CACCGCCAGCGCCCGCCCGCCCGTCCGCGGGCATCACGTGCAATCATTTCGAATCTTTGGCCATGGGTAACGGCCGGCCGCTGGCGTGCGCGGGCCCGGCATGGCTGCTGGCGCTGGCACTGCTGTGTTGCTGGTGGGTGCCCGTCCCCTGCGTTGCCCGACCTGCTCGGGGTTCCGGCTTGGAAGCATCCGTCCAGCCTCAGCCGTGCCAGGCCCCGCAGCAATGGGAAGGCAGGGCTGTCGTGTACGACCACACCACGGGCAAGAACAGCCGGGTCCTCATCTCATACGATGGGCAGAGCCAACGTGTGCGGATCCTGGATGAGAAGAAAGGTCACATTCCCTGCAAGAAGTAGGTACAAACCTGCGCAGCGCGGCCTTGCAGCCGCCCACGGCACGGGCCTTTGTTTGTACCGCCTGGGCCCCGGGTCACTAAAGTTAGGGATATGATCTTTGTGCCCCTGTTTATCCTGACGCGGATAGACGCTGGGAACAATAACATTATTTTCACTTACCGAACTCTAAGTTAAACCCTTGATGAGTGAGAGGACGTTTCTTCATGCTACTGCGGCGACTACCAACGAAAGTGTATTGATGGCACTTTTAAAATGATTGTCAAACAGGATCAACACCCGATTTTATACGTAAGGGTCCTGAAACCTGATAATGCTGCTGGTTGTTtacatacatagaacagtactgcactaGAAAAAAAACCTTCGGCtcaaaatgtctgtgccaagatCATCTCTTACCTACCAACACATCCATATCTCCATTGCATGGATATTCATATGACTGTTGAAGTTTCTTAAACCCACTGTTATATCtggctcaaccaccacccccatcaTCGCCTTCTGTTAAAAAAAGGTTACcctgtaaatctcctttaaactttgtccctctcaccttaaggctatggcctctagtatttgatatttttccatcctgggaaaagggttctgactaccCTACCtatgatctcaacccgaaacgtcacccatttcttctctccagagatgttgcctgtcctgctgagttactctagatttTTGGGTCCATCTTATGtgtatcataattttatatacttctatcaagtcttcccgCAACCTccaatattccagagaaaacaatccaagtctgtccaacctctccctgtaactaatgccccctaatccaggcgtaattttggtaaaccacctctgtaccctgtccaaaacttccacatccttcctgcgaaTGGGACtagaactgcaagcaatactcaAAATAgagcctaactaaagtcctacaaagctgcataatGATTTCCTGAAtcttgtactcagtgccctgaTCTAAGAAAGCAACCATGCCATAtgtctttaccattctatctacataTGATGTCAGCTTCAAGGAGTTAGGGACTTGCACCCAAAGATCCTTCTGTATTCTGCAAGGGATCATGCCACTAATCATATATTTTGCCATTGTATTGaaactcccaaagtgcaacaccgcaCTTTATCAGATGaacctccatctgccatttctccacccatttctgtagttgatctatatcccaccaTATACCTTGACAGCTTTCCTCAGAGTGTGTGAGCTcagcaattttggtgtcatctacaaacttactaaccaacctgtctACTGTACATAGTGTGGTTAACTTGTTCAGCTGTATCATGATGACACAACGTTTTTACTCCAATACCTTtctcaatgaaggcaaacatgacaaatccagttgcagagaggtAGCTTGAAGATGAGGTTGGTTGGAATTATAGCGTTAAAGGTggagttatctatatactaaaactcttgtttgtttgttcctgaactacagccaaaactgtacacgatagtgcgacaatgttaggcccaccttgctcaccgtcgtcccttaggtgcgaatggaagaagtttcattgaaattggtgttatttttagttattcatattttaaagtttaaatctacctcctagggaggggggtggagggagaggggaggagggaggataagggggttgaggggggtggagtgggggatggggaaggtggagggagggggtggaggcgggaggggagggtgctgcaccattgcaggagagatttgagcccaatgggtccacttggtctagtagtcaaTAAATAAGATTCAGACGAAGGTGTCCTTGTTTTCCAGGTGTTCTAGGGATGTTGTCTGCTGTGTCCTCTTTGTGATGGCAGGCAGTGGATTTAGGTTGTttgggaggctggagttgatgTGTGACTTGAAACACTTCAtggtggtggatgtcagagcactGGACGATTGTCATTAAGGCACATCACCTTGTATTTTTCTAGCAACGAGATGACTAGTTGTAAAGCAGATTGACATAGGGAGAGAGATTACGATGTCCGCGAATACTTCTCTTAGCTGGTCCATGCAGGTTCTGATGAGACTACATGCTGACCTGTAAAGATATCTATggtagaaaataaaaaaatattgatttattattgcgtATGTACTGCGATTcaataaaaatatttgttttgtgtgttatccaCGCAGATTATCTAAAAACGTTAAAATGATAAATTTGTAGATCCAGTATCGAAATGCATTAGACGTTCATAACAAGGTGCACAAATTCACAGTGTAAATTGGTTGCCAGGCAATAAGAGTTTGGAACCAAATATTCAAGGATGTTTAGAACAAGTAGCTGGAAAGAAAAGGGTAAAAACAAACGCCTTATTTCAAAATCTGAGAAGAAAACAaatttgctggaaatactcaacaggttggGAGCAAATAAATTTTAATGTTATCAaaattccagttctgatgaagtgtcTTTGATTTGACATATTAAGTCTGGTTCTCTTTGCATTGATGCAGCCTGACTTGCGAAATGTTTATGTTATTAAAGGTACTGAAGGTACCTGATATGGCATTGCTGGAAAGGATGAATTCAATGTATTCATTCAGAAATGAATATGTGAATGAGCCTGCATGGAGCAAAGAAACAAAGGGAGTGGAGTATCCGAACAATTTTGGAGTAGTCTACAGGTCTTCAAATAGTCATGGTAATGTAGTAGACACAAACAGGCAATGAAAGGTGATTGTAGCCTGGGCACTACAGCAATCATTTGTGACTAATGTACCTACTGACTGGACAAACAAGGAAGAAATCCTACACCGTGCGCGGCATAACTTCAGGTTTCAGTATGTTGAGCAGTCATCTGGAGACTAGGTTATTCGAGATCAGATGATGTTCAATTAAAACGGGTTGGTTAATCCTTTTATGATAAGGTCCATACGAAAATAGCGACCAGAACATTATTCATTAAGATGAAAGGTAGAATAGTTAAATTGAAACTAAGCTTCTAAATCTTAACAAAGGAAATTATGGAACCATGAGAAATAAATTGCCTATGTTGGATTGAAGAGCTACTTGAAAAAGTACAATGATGGATAAGTAGTGGCTATCTTTTCAGAAACATATGCAGGAACTACAACAGTTGACATTGAAGAGTTGAGGTGAGTCATCACAATAAAACCAATGGGTATTAAATGGGGTTTCGTAATTGCAATAAAATATATAATACTGAATATGCTCAGTTTGTCAGAATGCACCTGTGTAACAAGAAACAGAATCTTTTCAGATTGACCAAAAGTTAATTGAGcaaaatgttaactctattttGTAGGTGCTGATTGATCTGCTAAACATTGccattattttttgtttttatttcagctttccaaCGTTTTCAAATTTTATTTGCTTTTATAAATTGACTTACTTGGTTGAAAAGGTCTTTTGATATACTCCAACTTTTTTTTCCTTCTAGATtttatgaatatatatatttgtataaaaACCCAGTCCTTTTCAAGATTGAGCAAGTGACAAAGCAATGCTCCAAGCTGCCTCTTATTCAGCCATGGGACCCGTATGATATTCCTAATAACTCCACCTATGAAGATCGTTACAGCATTGGTGGGCCAGGAGACCAGATTATGGTTCAAGAATGGTCAGATAGAAAACCTGCTCGTAAATGTAAGTAGTATGCTGAGATGCAATAAAAGGTGACATTTAAATCTTATTGAGggacaaaagaaacatttaaaaatgttaAGATTAGGATGTCTTTCAGTGAACATTCATGCACATTTTTTAATCTTCCAGTAGATACAGGTAATTTGATACCATTATTGCCTGTTATCAGTCTTATTACGATTAAAATATTGCACTAATATCAACACCATGGATATCCTTATTGAATTAAAGTATCATCCAAGAGTAATCATGTAAAAACAAATTTTATTAAATGCATCATTATATGCAAACAGTTCAAATCTAAAACTTTTTATTCTATGAGGATAGACATTGATCTCTTTATTTTTATAAAAAGCTAAATGGGCTGTTGAGTTGCAATTGTATTCCATTTAGCCTTCCAACTTGTAAAACTTTGAATATTTTGAATTATTCAAAATAAAACCTTTACATTGCATATATTCAAGCCACTACACCATATTGTGCATAGAAGTAATATTAAATTTAGATTATTATTTGGTGTGCATTGAACAATAATTAATTAGGTATCTTTAAATTGGATGCTTTGAATAAGGCTGTCTTGATCTGATTCATAGTGCCATACAGCAAACTATTACAAATTATATAGAAGGATTGACAAGCTAGTAATGGTAAGTGGGAATATACACAAAGAATAACACACTCTCCTGAACAAAAAAAATTACTATGGTCTATGTAGGTGCAGGTTAGAATAATGATGACACATTTTTGTTTGCCAAGTTAGGTTAATTGTTAAATATTAATGCAGATCACTAATCATTTCTGGTCTAAAAATTTGTATAATCTCAAAGGTTAATGATCATTTTGTACAACTTGCATTGCCAAATTGTTTCGCAAATTGTATTTACAGATCAAAGTCTATGTTGCATGGTGTGCATGTGGATTGAAACATTCAGAATATAAATGGAAAGACTAGATCTCtgtgttttttaatttttccTGAAAATTATTTTCTATTTAGAATATATTTTCTATCTTTTGGATCCTATGAAATTTCTTGAAATTTAGAATGTTGTAGAAGATAATTTAAATCAGCGTGTAAACAAATGGTTTTCTATTTTGCAGTTGGCAAGACACTAGATATGTCAAGGCCTGTCCAAAGTAGATTTTGATTTAATGTTTGCACTTAGTTGCAAGACTGTTCTGTTTGggtttttgtaaatatttaaaataaatgaacACGTTCGTATTATACATATATTTTTGTGAATTCTACTTTAACTGATTTAAGAATTTCATTCAGTCTGTTTTAGTACATGAGCTCGAGCaaacatttattttcctttgaaaACATTGGGATTAAAATTGTGCAGCTGTAGTACCAAAGCTCTTACAGGATTTATTATTGGGAATTAAGGGGCAATTCCAAATTTTAGATTGAAAGTTGAAATTAGAAATGTTCCgcaatccaaatgttccgcaatttcttctttcataattgactccagcatcttccccaccactgatgtcaggcgaactggtctataattacccgttttctctctccctcctttcttaaaaagtggaataacattagctacgctccaatccacaggaactgattctgaatctatagaacattggaaaatgggaAATTTTGAAAACATGGCTGAATGGATTAGAAGTACGCATCTTAACCACTTCACTGTTAGCAGACATCTTGCCATTACAAAATCCAGTCTACTTTGGCAACTAGTCAATTTCTAAGTAGTCAGGAAAGAaacagtagggattaacgggttcctttcacaatggcaggcagtgactagcggggtaccgccaggctcggtgctgggactgcagctatttacaatatacattaatgacttggatgaagggattaaaagtaacattagcaattttgcggatgacacaaagccgggtggcagtgtgaactgtgaggaggatgctatgaggatacagggtgacttggacaggttgtgtgagtgggcagatgcatggcagatgcagtttaatgtggataaatgtgaggttatccactttggtggtaagaacaggaaggcagattattatctgaatggtgtcaagttagaaaatggggaagacaaagagatctgggtgtccttgttcatcattcacgtaaagttagcatgcaggtacagcaggcagtgaaaaaagctaatggcatgttggcctttatgacaagaggagttgagtataggagcaaagaggtccttctgcagttgtacagggccctagtgagaccacacttggagtactgtgtgcagtttggtttccaaatttgaggaaggacattcttgctattgagggagtgcagcataggttcactaggttaattcccggaatggcgggactgtcgtatgttgaaagactggagcgactgggcttgtatacactggaatttaggatgagaggagatcttattgaaacatataagattattaagggattggactcgttagaggcaggaaacaccctTAACatttgatcacccctcatcttcctgtgcttctgggaataaagtcctagcctgctcaacatcttccTTTAGCTcaaacccttgagtcctggcaacatccttgtaaatctgcaccctttccaccttaaCAGCATTTTTCCCATAACAGGGTTagtaaaacagaacacaatacttttCGCCAATGCCTTGTACAGTAACATGGCCttgcaacttctatactcaatactctgactgatgaagcccaatgtgccggaagtcttcttgaccaccccaAATGTGaagctactttcaaggaactatgtacctgcactcctcaatccctctgcccgacaacactccccagaaccctgccattcactgtgtaggtgttGCCCTTTTGAACTACCTAAAATGTAACAccttgcacatctccattaaattccattaacatttcctcagcccacctacccagccaatcaagatcctgctgcaatatttgacaaccatcttcgctaactacaatatcacccactttagtgaCTGCACCCCCAAGCTTTCTACCGTATAAATTTCTTGGTGTCTTGCTTTTTTGCCATATCTAGCTCTATGTGCATCTTGTCATCCAGGGGTCTCTACATTTGGATGTTCCATTCTTtatgaaaataataaatttattctttaaattaaactatgaATGTACTTTGCCTAGAGTTGGCACATTATTTCTGAACCCCCAGCACATGCTGGTGTAAAGAGCTGTGGCTAAACATTCCTTCTGGTTTATGTGTACCTAGGGCACTTGCAATCTGGTGGTTACAGGATCAGCTGGTGTCAATCTGTGTATAGTTCCAATTAGTTAAAGCATGTATCTGGAAAATTTCGTTATGCCTCTCATGCTTGTATTTCACTGCTGAGGCAGAGGTTTCTGATTTCAAGCCTCACTTTAGCAATTGATCTATTTTTTGAAAatgtgtttctttgtttgtttacAGCCTGAACAAAATACCACCTAATTTGGTGTTTTGAACCCAAGTCCATTACTTGGACTTGGGTTCAAAACACCAAATTAGGTGGTATTTCtgcctttctttttttcttcttccaCACTTTTATCCTCACTATTGCATAACTTTCCTTATTAGATATTTGggtcttaaagggcctgtcccacaggcgatttttttaggcaactgccggcgactgtcaaagtcatagcagatcggcaaaattttattttaccctacgacaatgaccacgacaatgccgagtcaggtcgagattacacaattttcggaaacatcgcaaaattcccacgcttatcaatgcttctccggtgtcctaattttcgctgaaatcactgacaagtcggtaattatttgagagttttgaaatataacatcttgcccgggttatttgaaaaccaagcttcacggtaacaaggcataaactggattgacgtccagtttactaatagcactattaagaaatataattttaaaagtggttaaattgatttttgtgcggagtgtggtaaataaattggttaaacacaagtattttatggtatcttcaaataactttacttaatttaatattacgtgcttcaaaATTcacctaagacaacctagcaaacctggggacagcatgcgacagcgcccacaataagcaacggtacctggcgacaagccagctgtcgccgagaaatttcaaactggttgatttctcagcgacgcgccgagatccaccacgattctttgaagactcctcacgatcatgcccatgacaccccggcgaactgtcggcaaaagcctagtcaccagcagtcgccttaaaaccaCTTAAGTGGGACCAGCCCTTAAGTGACAGTATCGTACCTTGCCCAATATCTTCCCTTGTGCCATCTTTCTCATGTTTTGTTCTCCTATTCTCCTGGCACTTTCTTTTAAAACTTCATCTTCAATCTATTTTTACCAACTAATTAGGACATCTTTACCTAAAGATATGTTAGGAACACCATTCCCCAATTACATGTACACTGTTAAATATCATCCAATActttaattatattttatttagtaTTATTGTTTCATGTTTTAATTTTGATATATAAGTAAATTAAATATACACTCAAAGTATGTCATACTGCTTTATATTTTTGTATTTCTGCTTGTTTTCTGCAGTTGAAACATGGGTTGGAATTTACACAGTAAAGGATTGCTATCCAGTGCAAGAAACTTACACCAAGACCTACAATGTAACAAGTTCCACACGCTTTTTTGATCTCCAGTTAGGGATTAGTGACCCGTCTGTGTTCACCCCACCCAGCACCTGCCAGGCAGTCAGCCCAGAGGAGATGAGCGATGACTGCTGAGTATAGGTATTGGCTTACAAAATACAGCCATCATTTATTAACTGTCACTAATGATCTTTTTTTTGAATGATGATGTATAAGGGAACTGTTAGTTCATTTCCCCCTCAAATAATCTGCCGATTGACATATTATTTCCAAGGAAAATTGGGTATTTTTCACCTTTTGCATGTTTGTGTAATCATGCCTTG
This window contains:
- the epdr1 gene encoding mammalian ependymin-related protein 1, encoding MKADVPSTTAAQLKLVFCKNEKVLWIILGWFNRQCMNVVRLVQTRGGGGARERSSRTSPPAPARPSAGITCNHFESLAMGNGRPLACAGPAWLLALALLCCWWVPVPCVARPARGSGLEASVQPQPCQAPQQWEGRAVVYDHTTGKNSRVLISYDGQSQRVRILDEKKGHIPCKKFYEYIYLYKNPVLFKIEQVTKQCSKLPLIQPWDPYDIPNNSTYEDRYSIGGPGDQIMVQEWSDRKPARKFETWVGIYTVKDCYPVQETYTKTYNVTSSTRFFDLQLGISDPSVFTPPSTCQAVSPEEMSDDC